In Porphyrobacter sp. LM 6, one DNA window encodes the following:
- a CDS encoding DUF2141 domain-containing protein, producing the protein MMARTLALVALAALLPATPALAGDVVITVTDLRSTKGVVRACMTTREDIFPKCIKDPTAHRTVVPAAKTVEIRFTGVKPGDYAVALLHDENDNGKADRAMGMMPKEGYGFSHDAPVKMAPPKFKDAVMKLGEGVSRIAIKMRYFL; encoded by the coding sequence ATGATGGCGCGCACGCTCGCACTTGTGGCTCTCGCCGCGCTGCTGCCGGCCACGCCGGCGCTGGCGGGCGACGTGGTAATTACGGTCACCGACTTGCGCTCGACCAAAGGCGTGGTGCGCGCCTGCATGACCACCCGCGAGGATATCTTCCCCAAGTGCATCAAGGATCCCACCGCCCATCGCACCGTGGTCCCCGCTGCAAAGACGGTCGAGATCCGTTTCACCGGGGTGAAGCCCGGCGATTATGCGGTCGCGCTGCTGCACGACGAGAACGACAACGGCAAGGCCGACCGGGCGATGGGGATGATGCCCAAGGAAGGCTATGGCTTCTCGCACGATGCGCCGGTCAAGATGGCTCCGCCCAAGTTCAAGGATGCGGTGATGAAGCTGGGCGAAGGGGTCAGCCGGATCGCCATCAAGATGCGCTACTTCCTCTAG
- a CDS encoding sterol desaturase family protein has product MLPADLPVPLALLIVSLAVTVIVALRYVLTSGLFAYATAKMRPGLYAGRRAQILREVRWSLLSAAIYGAPAGIVLWGWRHHGWTQLTADWASLPLWYHPLSVLIYLAVQDTCFYWSHRWMHRPRWFRLAHAVHHDSRPPTAWTAMSFHPIEAITGAVVVPVLVFIVPIHLAMLGLVLTIATVMGVTNHMGWEMFPRWLVHSPLGNWLITASHHERHHEEYRCNFGLYFRFWDRVCGTDKGLSQRIVAEAGHARGAAVS; this is encoded by the coding sequence ATGCTGCCCGCCGATCTGCCCGTTCCGCTTGCGCTGCTGATCGTCAGCCTCGCCGTCACGGTGATTGTCGCACTGCGTTACGTGCTGACCAGCGGGCTGTTCGCTTATGCCACCGCCAAGATGCGCCCCGGGCTCTACGCCGGACGCCGGGCGCAGATCCTGCGCGAGGTGCGCTGGTCGCTGCTCTCGGCCGCGATTTATGGCGCGCCGGCGGGGATCGTGCTGTGGGGCTGGCGGCATCATGGTTGGACGCAGCTGACCGCCGACTGGGCGAGCCTGCCGCTGTGGTATCACCCGCTCTCGGTGCTGATCTACCTCGCGGTGCAGGACACCTGCTTTTACTGGAGCCACCGCTGGATGCACCGGCCCCGCTGGTTCCGGCTGGCCCACGCCGTCCACCATGACAGCCGCCCGCCGACCGCGTGGACCGCGATGAGCTTCCACCCGATCGAGGCGATAACCGGCGCGGTGGTCGTTCCGGTGCTGGTCTTCATCGTCCCGATCCATCTCGCCATGCTCGGCCTCGTGCTGACCATCGCGACGGTGATGGGGGTGACCAATCACATGGGCTGGGAGATGTTTCCGCGCTGGCTTGTTCATTCGCCATTGGGAAACTGGCTGATAACCGCCAGCCATCACGAGCGGCATCACGAGGAATACAGATGCAATTTCGGACTCTATTTCCGGTTCTGGGATCGCGTCTGCGGGACCGACAAGGGCCTGTCGCAGCGGATCGTGGCCGAGGCCGGGCACGCACGCGGGGCGGCCGTATCATGA
- a CDS encoding M48 family metalloprotease, which yields MRVRSSPFAYALALLVSTLIAVQPVAAQSILRDAETEELLRDMSAPLIEASELEPGNVELVLINDGSINAFVAGGQAIYVHTGLINEAETANEVQGVLAHELGHITAGHAVRFNERTKAANGITLLSLLLGVGAALAGAGDAAMGAIMAGQQAALGSFLAFNRDQEAATDLAGARYLAGAGISGKGMIKFFERLRSNEIRSGYSQADDAAYARTHPLTGDRIQTLRVLLEEDRAWNAAPDPALQERFVRVRAKLYGYLAEPQRTLTAFPPSDTSIPARYARAYAYHKEARIDMALAETDALLAAEPDNPWFLELKGQVLLESGRPKEALGPLRRATELTLAHPLIAGMLGHALIATEDTANFAEAENVLRAAVQKDRYNPFAWYQLGVVYEARGDTPRARLASAEQQVMNRLYPQALANAQAAEASLPYGSPDWIRAQDVMFEARAELERLRDKR from the coding sequence ATGCGCGTCCGTTCGTCTCCCTTTGCCTACGCGCTTGCGCTACTGGTAAGCACGCTGATCGCGGTGCAGCCCGTCGCTGCCCAGTCGATCCTGCGCGATGCCGAGACCGAGGAACTGCTGCGCGACATGAGCGCGCCGCTGATCGAGGCGAGCGAGCTGGAACCCGGCAATGTCGAGCTGGTGCTGATCAACGATGGCTCGATCAACGCCTTTGTCGCGGGCGGGCAGGCGATCTACGTCCACACCGGTCTGATCAACGAAGCCGAGACCGCCAATGAAGTGCAGGGCGTGCTCGCACACGAGCTTGGCCACATCACCGCGGGCCACGCGGTGCGCTTCAACGAACGCACCAAGGCGGCCAACGGCATCACGCTTTTGTCGCTGCTGCTCGGCGTCGGCGCGGCGCTGGCCGGCGCGGGCGATGCGGCGATGGGCGCGATCATGGCAGGACAGCAGGCCGCGCTGGGCAGTTTCCTCGCCTTCAACCGCGATCAGGAAGCCGCCACCGATCTGGCCGGTGCGCGCTATCTTGCGGGCGCGGGGATCTCCGGCAAGGGGATGATCAAGTTCTTCGAGCGGCTCCGCAGCAATGAAATCCGCTCGGGCTACAGCCAAGCGGACGATGCCGCCTATGCCCGCACCCACCCTTTGACCGGCGACCGTATCCAGACCCTGCGGGTGCTGCTGGAAGAAGACCGCGCGTGGAATGCCGCGCCCGATCCTGCCTTGCAGGAACGCTTCGTGCGGGTGCGCGCCAAGCTTTACGGCTATCTTGCCGAACCGCAGCGCACGCTCACCGCGTTCCCGCCGAGCGATACCAGCATCCCGGCGCGCTACGCCCGCGCTTATGCCTATCACAAGGAGGCGCGGATCGACATGGCGCTCGCGGAAACCGACGCGCTGCTGGCGGCCGAGCCCGACAATCCGTGGTTCCTTGAGCTGAAGGGGCAGGTGCTGCTCGAATCCGGTCGCCCGAAGGAGGCGCTGGGGCCGTTGCGCCGCGCGACCGAATTGACGCTGGCCCACCCGCTGATTGCCGGGATGCTCGGCCATGCGCTGATCGCCACCGAGGACACGGCCAACTTCGCCGAGGCCGAGAACGTGCTGCGCGCGGCGGTGCAGAAGGACCGCTACAATCCCTTCGCGTGGTATCAGCTGGGCGTCGTCTACGAAGCGCGCGGCGATACCCCGCGCGCGCGACTTGCGAGCGCCGAACAGCAGGTGATGAACCGGCTCTATCCGCAGGCGCTAGCCAATGCGCAGGCCGCCGAGGCGAGCCTGCCCTATGGCTCGCCCGACTGGATCCGCGCGCAGGACGTGATGTTCGAAGCGCGTGCCGAACTGGAACGCCTGCGCGACAAGCGTTAG
- a CDS encoding MmcB family DNA repair protein, whose product MSGALPSAHDSPLPASLTAADVARGIGRLFARNDIWCLGEVPIRNGRRADLMGIDARGQVVIVEIKVARGDLLGDAKWPDYLDFCDRFFWGVPPALDRAPLESEAYRPETCGVIVADGYDAEILRPAALVPLAAARRKVEVERLARIAMRRHTALIDPLCAALDI is encoded by the coding sequence ATGTCCGGTGCCTTGCCATCCGCCCATGATTCGCCGCTGCCGGCCAGTCTGACCGCCGCCGATGTCGCACGCGGCATCGGGCGGCTGTTTGCGCGCAATGACATCTGGTGCCTGGGCGAAGTGCCGATCCGTAACGGCCGCCGCGCCGATCTGATGGGCATCGATGCCCGCGGGCAAGTGGTAATCGTGGAGATCAAGGTCGCGCGCGGCGATCTGCTCGGCGATGCCAAGTGGCCCGACTATCTCGATTTCTGCGACCGTTTCTTCTGGGGCGTGCCGCCCGCGCTCGACCGCGCCCCACTCGAGAGCGAGGCCTACCGGCCCGAGACCTGCGGGGTGATCGTCGCCGATGGCTATGATGCCGAAATCCTGCGCCCGGCGGCGCTGGTCCCGCTGGCGGCGGCGCGGCGCAAGGTCGAGGTCGAGCGGTTGGCGCGGATCGCGATGCGGCGCCACACCGCGCTGATCGATCCGCTCTGCGCGGCGCTGGACATATAG
- a CDS encoding heparinase II/III family protein: MATMLRNPAGRRADALVERITDGPVLTLAGAAEPGASHRPEPAVEAPAEEPSRALALSDVIAVHAGPGEALIRLAYRLGVPGHALATPFRRPPPLRVLATVESPNRGDRAAGTALRAGHFLIHGVRLPIASFDFSPAAHHAPGVERVLHSFSWLADLAASAPRSDGAAVAERITSQWLKAHREVGKGAAWDVEFAGLRLVAWLVHAPLVLAGHDKTLKSRLLAAIAETAAWLDRKAAREPAGFGQVAGWAGVVAAGLLLPNGKPRRLHGEAGLVKALGDMVGEDGGVLSRCPAAQLDAIRLLTDLIACYDATEVTPPPALGVMRALLVPPLLALRHGDGALGNWQGQGAIPADRVNAVIEASGVRTRPLGQAGSWGYHRIKSGDTLLQFDAAPPPRSRHARVGCASTLAFELSDGPQRIIVNCGGAALAGGQVPARIGQGLRATAAFSTMVLDNANSTAVLLHGQLGKGVETVEVDRRMVAGRGREATRIEAAHDGYAARFGLTHRRILTLSGDGTELAGEDILIPSAKNGKRGKIAFAIRFHLGRGVEVQLSGDKRGASLLLPDGRLWQFRMGGDRAGAGEITLSAEDSLWVDGDGRPHATEQLVIEGLALRSGGQFSWLLRKTG, translated from the coding sequence ATGGCGACCATGCTGCGTAATCCGGCTGGCAGGCGCGCCGATGCGCTGGTTGAGCGGATTACCGATGGTCCGGTGCTGACACTGGCCGGCGCGGCTGAACCGGGTGCTTCCCACCGCCCTGAACCTGCGGTTGAAGCTCCTGCCGAAGAACCCTCGCGCGCGCTGGCGCTGAGCGATGTGATCGCGGTCCACGCCGGGCCGGGCGAGGCACTGATCCGGCTGGCCTATCGCCTCGGGGTGCCGGGCCATGCGCTTGCCACGCCGTTTCGCCGCCCGCCGCCGCTGCGCGTGCTGGCGACGGTCGAAAGCCCCAATCGCGGTGATCGTGCGGCTGGCACGGCCCTTCGCGCCGGGCATTTCCTGATCCACGGCGTGCGCCTGCCGATCGCGAGCTTCGATTTCTCGCCTGCCGCGCACCATGCGCCGGGGGTGGAGCGGGTGCTGCACAGTTTCAGCTGGCTCGCCGATCTTGCCGCCAGCGCGCCGCGCAGCGACGGAGCGGCGGTGGCCGAACGCATCACCAGCCAATGGCTCAAGGCCCACCGCGAGGTCGGCAAGGGCGCGGCTTGGGACGTCGAATTCGCAGGCCTCAGGCTCGTGGCATGGCTGGTCCACGCCCCGCTGGTGCTCGCCGGGCATGACAAGACGCTCAAGTCGCGCCTGCTCGCCGCGATTGCCGAGACCGCCGCATGGCTCGACCGCAAGGCGGCGCGCGAGCCGGCGGGCTTCGGGCAGGTCGCAGGCTGGGCCGGGGTCGTCGCTGCCGGTCTGCTGCTCCCCAACGGCAAGCCCCGCCGCCTGCATGGCGAGGCGGGCCTCGTGAAGGCGCTGGGCGATATGGTGGGCGAGGATGGCGGCGTGCTGTCGCGCTGCCCCGCCGCGCAGCTCGATGCGATCCGGCTGCTGACCGATCTGATCGCCTGTTACGACGCGACCGAAGTCACGCCCCCGCCCGCGCTCGGCGTGATGCGCGCGCTGCTGGTGCCGCCGCTGCTGGCGCTGCGCCACGGCGACGGCGCACTCGGCAACTGGCAAGGGCAGGGGGCGATCCCCGCCGACCGCGTGAACGCCGTGATCGAAGCCTCGGGCGTGCGCACCCGTCCGCTCGGGCAGGCGGGAAGCTGGGGCTATCACCGGATCAAGTCAGGCGACACGCTGCTGCAATTCGATGCCGCCCCGCCGCCGCGTTCGCGCCACGCACGGGTCGGCTGCGCTTCGACCCTCGCCTTCGAGCTTTCGGACGGGCCGCAGCGGATCATCGTCAATTGCGGCGGCGCGGCACTGGCGGGCGGTCAGGTGCCCGCGCGCATCGGGCAAGGCCTGCGCGCCACGGCCGCCTTCTCGACCATGGTGCTCGACAACGCCAATTCCACCGCGGTGCTGCTCCACGGCCAGCTCGGCAAGGGGGTCGAAACCGTCGAAGTCGACCGCCGCATGGTCGCAGGGCGCGGGCGCGAGGCGACCCGGATCGAGGCCGCGCATGATGGCTATGCCGCGCGCTTCGGCCTCACCCACCGGCGTATCCTCACCCTGTCGGGCGATGGCACCGAACTGGCGGGCGAGGACATCCTCATCCCTTCGGCCAAGAACGGCAAGCGCGGCAAGATCGCCTTTGCGATCCGCTTCCACCTGGGGCGCGGGGTCGAAGTGCAGCTTTCGGGTGACAAGCGCGGCGCCAGCCTGCTGCTCCCCGACGGTCGGCTCTGGCAATTCCGGATGGGCGGCGATAGGGCGGGCGCCGGCGAGATCACCCTGTCTGCCGAGGACAGCCTGTGGGTCGACGGCGATGGCCGTCCGCACGCAACTGAGCAGCTGGTGATCGAGGGACTGGCATTGCGCAGCGGGGGGCAATTCTCCTGGCTGCTGAGGAAGACAGGATAG
- the rpe gene encoding ribulose-phosphate 3-epimerase: MPAPLISPSILSADFARLGEEVRAVDAAGADWIHIDVMDGHFVPNITIGPDVVKALRPHTAKPFDVHLMIAPVDPYLEAFANAGADIITVHPEAGPHIHRTLQAIKALGKKAGVVINPGTPVEVLDNLMDMVDLVLVMSVNPGFGGQSFIPSQLEKIARIRTMIDRTGRAIHLEVDGGVNAETAKLCTAAGADVLVAGSATFKGGPDAYAANIAALKGSR; encoded by the coding sequence ATGCCAGCACCTTTGATTTCTCCTTCGATCCTTTCGGCCGATTTCGCACGGCTGGGAGAAGAAGTGCGCGCGGTCGACGCGGCGGGTGCGGACTGGATCCATATTGATGTGATGGACGGGCATTTCGTTCCCAACATCACGATTGGCCCCGATGTGGTCAAGGCGCTGCGCCCGCATACGGCCAAGCCCTTCGATGTGCATCTGATGATTGCGCCGGTCGATCCCTATCTCGAAGCCTTCGCCAACGCGGGCGCGGACATCATCACGGTTCACCCCGAAGCCGGGCCGCATATCCACCGCACGCTTCAGGCGATCAAGGCGCTGGGCAAGAAGGCCGGCGTGGTGATCAACCCCGGCACGCCGGTCGAAGTGCTCGACAACCTGATGGACATGGTCGATCTCGTGCTGGTGATGAGCGTCAACCCCGGCTTCGGCGGGCAGAGCTTCATCCCCTCGCAGCTCGAGAAGATCGCGCGCATCCGCACCATGATCGATCGCACGGGCCGCGCCATCCACCTTGAGGTCGATGGCGGGGTCAACGCCGAAACCGCCAAGCTGTGCACCGCAGCCGGCGCCGATGTGCTGGTGGCCGGCTCTGCCACCTTCAAGGGCGGGCCGGATGCCTACGCGGCCAACATCGCCGCGCTCAAAGGGAGCAGGTGA
- a CDS encoding diacylglycerol/lipid kinase family protein → MATPIYEFAQIPRVDPAAPARARTRKVRAAGQAPTVGVIYNPRSHRNLGADFDCSLSPHVHIAQPRARAQLPEALADFAAKGIDLLVINGGDGTVRDVLTCGQAIFGDDWPEIAVLPKGKTNALTIDLGIPDDWTLQDAIDALDQGGRVWRRPIAVSPAEDGASAAGMSRVAGFILGAGAFTKATQAGQSAHKLGAFDSMVVAVTGVWALLQSLFASRANPWRKGARMRIGLGASGVPMEHSGHGDPEMRQLLFASTLERLPAGIRPFGALKNGLKLVAVDQISRRTTALIPLVLLGKLRGGLRERGIHQLTASHFTLSIDDQFILDGEAFPAGDYLIGQGPELAFVTP, encoded by the coding sequence ATGGCAACGCCGATCTACGAGTTCGCGCAGATACCGCGGGTTGACCCGGCAGCGCCTGCGCGCGCCCGGACGCGCAAGGTGCGAGCGGCGGGTCAGGCGCCGACGGTCGGGGTGATTTACAACCCCCGCAGCCACCGCAATCTCGGGGCCGATTTCGACTGTTCTCTGTCTCCGCACGTCCACATCGCCCAGCCCCGCGCCCGCGCCCAGCTGCCCGAAGCGCTGGCCGATTTCGCCGCCAAGGGCATCGATTTGCTGGTGATCAACGGCGGCGATGGCACGGTGCGCGACGTGCTGACCTGCGGGCAGGCGATCTTCGGTGATGACTGGCCGGAGATTGCGGTGCTGCCCAAGGGCAAGACCAACGCGCTGACCATCGATCTCGGCATCCCCGACGACTGGACCTTGCAGGACGCGATCGACGCGCTGGATCAGGGTGGCCGCGTGTGGCGTCGCCCGATCGCGGTGTCGCCCGCCGAAGATGGCGCTTCGGCTGCGGGCATGTCCCGCGTGGCCGGCTTCATTCTCGGCGCTGGGGCCTTCACCAAGGCGACCCAGGCGGGGCAAAGTGCGCACAAGCTCGGCGCGTTCGACAGCATGGTCGTGGCGGTCACCGGCGTGTGGGCGCTGCTGCAATCGCTGTTCGCAAGCCGCGCCAATCCGTGGCGCAAGGGCGCGCGGATGCGGATCGGCCTTGGCGCCAGCGGGGTGCCGATGGAGCATAGCGGCCACGGCGATCCGGAGATGCGGCAATTGCTGTTCGCCTCGACGCTCGAACGTCTGCCAGCGGGCATCCGCCCGTTCGGCGCGCTCAAGAACGGATTGAAGCTGGTCGCGGTCGACCAGATCTCGCGCCGCACCACGGCACTGATCCCGCTGGTGCTGCTGGGCAAGCTGCGGGGCGGCCTGCGCGAACGCGGCATCCACCAGCTCACCGCCAGCCATTTCACCCTTTCGATCGACGACCAGTTCATCCTCGATGGGGAGGCTTTCCCGGCGGGTGACTACCTGATCGGGCAAGGGCCGGAGCTCGCCTTCGTCACGCCATGA
- a CDS encoding DUF2141 domain-containing protein codes for MTVSAHLSRSPAPLRTTLSGLALAGLIAAPLAAQGYTYGRTGSNDMSQCAPGKGPAVRIVVSGIKSSSGNLFVRAYPANSSDWLKSKRYVMRVDAAPQAGSMTVCVPLPAPGDYAIAVQHDANGNRQTDVSSDGAGMSNNPGIKKILGLVPRPPSVDKVRFTAGEGITRMSISMQYL; via the coding sequence ATGACCGTTTCTGCCCACCTGTCCCGCTCGCCCGCCCCTTTGCGGACCACCCTGTCCGGCCTTGCGCTGGCCGGATTGATTGCCGCGCCGCTCGCAGCGCAAGGCTACACCTATGGCCGCACCGGGTCCAACGACATGAGCCAGTGCGCGCCCGGCAAGGGCCCCGCCGTGCGGATCGTGGTAAGCGGGATCAAGTCCTCGTCGGGCAACCTGTTCGTGCGCGCTTACCCCGCCAACAGCAGCGATTGGCTCAAGAGCAAGCGCTACGTGATGCGTGTCGATGCGGCTCCGCAGGCGGGCAGCATGACCGTGTGCGTGCCGCTGCCTGCACCGGGTGACTATGCCATCGCGGTGCAGCACGATGCCAATGGCAACCGTCAGACCGACGTTTCGAGCGATGGGGCGGGGATGTCGAACAACCCGGGGATCAAGAAGATCCTCGGCCTCGTGCCGCGCCCGCCTTCGGTCGACAAGGTGCGCTTCACCGCGGGCGAGGGGATCACCCGCATGAGCATTTCGATGCAGTATCTCTGA